A genomic window from Prunus persica cultivar Lovell chromosome G2, Prunus_persica_NCBIv2, whole genome shotgun sequence includes:
- the LOC18786626 gene encoding uncharacterized protein LOC18786626: MGNCVFKGFGEAEEMVKVVTSSGGIMELYAPITANAITTEFPGHAIFKSRDLFAQPLLHNEELHPKELYYLLPLNPYKSTPKDHENINVNPNGAVSTPYRMSCDSQGLLRKRADPEVFPRYNSSGVWKVKLVISPEQLSEILSQEARTEALIESVRTVAKCGTGGNSSAAGSDQWSVSSSWKESAS; encoded by the coding sequence ATGGGAAATTGTGTGTTCAAAGGGTTTGGAGAGGCAGAGGAGATGGTGAAGGTGGTGACTTCCAGCGGGGGAATAATGGAGCTCTATGCCCCAATCACAGCCAACGCCATAACCACCGAGTTCCCAGGCCACGCCATCTTCAAATCCCGCGACCTCTTCGCCCAACCTCTCCTCCACAACGAAGAGCTTCATCCCAAAGAGCTCTACTATCTCCTCCCTCTCAACCCCTACAAGTCCACCCCGAAAGACCACGAAAACATCAACGTAAACCCCAACGGCGCCGTTTCTACGCCGTACCGCATGTCGTGCGACAGCCAAGGGTTGCTTAGGAAGAGGGCAGACCCCGAAGTGTTTCCGAGGTACAATAGTAGCGGGGTTTGGAAGGTGAAGCTTGTAATAAGCCCGGAGCAGCTGTCGGAGATTTTGTCGCAGGAGGCTCGCACTGAGGCTTTGATTGAGAGTGTGAGGACGGTGGCCAAGTGCGGCACCGGAGGGAACTCGTCGGCGGCGGGTTCGGATCAGTGGAGTGTGTCTAGCAGTTGGAAGGAGTCGGCATCATGA